In Octopus bimaculoides isolate UCB-OBI-ISO-001 chromosome 14, ASM119413v2, whole genome shotgun sequence, the following are encoded in one genomic region:
- the LOC106880492 gene encoding distal membrane-arm assembly complex protein 2 isoform X2 codes for MGKFHRNCVLFDSPSKHVVPSLWQVLRVPSRSLSYLKKMQKFFQSEYTAEELMVKLKHQMLDVEQQDQKFRPERHKILGPDLASAHFLLARGASVKFLDDDMWHRAIQNKILLPRHKIDSMYVEGIDASNTRLMYEAFDCLANLSKLRYLSLKNCEFIDDWCLDRFHIFRDTLEFLDLSGCSNISERGIASLHKLSKLDSLILKDLPNLKELEFVVVMLQGFHTNCRILTSSMTELSPKEHLLST; via the exons ATGGGCAAATTTCACAGGAATTGCGTTTTATTTGATTCTCCTTCT AAACATGTTGTTCCTAGTTTGTGGCAAGTCCTCCGAGTACCATCGAGGTCATTGAGTTATCTGAAAAAAATGCAGAAGTTTTTTCAGTCAGAATATACAGCCGAGGAGTTGATGGTGAAACTGAAGCACCAAATGTTAGATGTTGAACAGCAGGATCAAaa ATTTCGTCCAGAAAGACACAAGATTTTGGGTCCAGATTTGGCTTCAGCACATTTTCTTTTGGCCCGTGGAGCCTCTGTTAAATTTTTGGATGATGATATGTGGCACAGAGCAATCCAGAATAAGATTTTGTTGCCAAGACATAAAATTGATAGCATGTATGTTGAGGGGATTGATGCTTCCAACACACGCTTAATGTATGAAGCTTTTGATTGCTTGG CGAATCTATCTAAACTTCGCTATTTAAGTTTGAAGAACTGTGAATTCATTGATGATTGGTGCCTGGATCGGTTTCACATATTCAGAGATACTTTGGAATTCCTTGATCTCAGTGGCTGCTCTAATATTTCAGAAAGAGGCATTGCCTCACTCCATAAACTATC aaaaCTGGATTCCCTAATTCTGAAAGACTTACCAAATCTTAAAGAGCTTGAATTTGTAGTAGTTATGTTACAGGGTTTCCACACCAACTGTCGTATTCTTACCTCCAGCATGACAGAACTGTCCCCGAAAGAGCATTTATTGTCAACATAA
- the LOC106880492 gene encoding distal membrane-arm assembly complex protein 2 isoform X1: MLLVEIIAMVDVFRSSPPPTTMAVFLEKHVVPSLWQVLRVPSRSLSYLKKMQKFFQSEYTAEELMVKLKHQMLDVEQQDQKFRPERHKILGPDLASAHFLLARGASVKFLDDDMWHRAIQNKILLPRHKIDSMYVEGIDASNTRLMYEAFDCLANLSKLRYLSLKNCEFIDDWCLDRFHIFRDTLEFLDLSGCSNISERGIASLHKLSKLDSLILKDLPNLKELEFVVVMLQGFHTNCRILTSSMTELSPKEHLLST; the protein is encoded by the exons ATGTTGCTTGTGGAAATAATTGCTATGGTGGATGTTTTTCGTTCTTCACCGCCTCCAACAACAATGGCTGTCTTCTTAGAG AAACATGTTGTTCCTAGTTTGTGGCAAGTCCTCCGAGTACCATCGAGGTCATTGAGTTATCTGAAAAAAATGCAGAAGTTTTTTCAGTCAGAATATACAGCCGAGGAGTTGATGGTGAAACTGAAGCACCAAATGTTAGATGTTGAACAGCAGGATCAAaa ATTTCGTCCAGAAAGACACAAGATTTTGGGTCCAGATTTGGCTTCAGCACATTTTCTTTTGGCCCGTGGAGCCTCTGTTAAATTTTTGGATGATGATATGTGGCACAGAGCAATCCAGAATAAGATTTTGTTGCCAAGACATAAAATTGATAGCATGTATGTTGAGGGGATTGATGCTTCCAACACACGCTTAATGTATGAAGCTTTTGATTGCTTGG CGAATCTATCTAAACTTCGCTATTTAAGTTTGAAGAACTGTGAATTCATTGATGATTGGTGCCTGGATCGGTTTCACATATTCAGAGATACTTTGGAATTCCTTGATCTCAGTGGCTGCTCTAATATTTCAGAAAGAGGCATTGCCTCACTCCATAAACTATC aaaaCTGGATTCCCTAATTCTGAAAGACTTACCAAATCTTAAAGAGCTTGAATTTGTAGTAGTTATGTTACAGGGTTTCCACACCAACTGTCGTATTCTTACCTCCAGCATGACAGAACTGTCCCCGAAAGAGCATTTATTGTCAACATAA
- the LOC106880492 gene encoding distal membrane-arm assembly complex protein 2 isoform X3, which produces MQKFFQSEYTAEELMVKLKHQMLDVEQQDQKFRPERHKILGPDLASAHFLLARGASVKFLDDDMWHRAIQNKILLPRHKIDSMYVEGIDASNTRLMYEAFDCLANLSKLRYLSLKNCEFIDDWCLDRFHIFRDTLEFLDLSGCSNISERGIASLHKLSKLDSLILKDLPNLKELEFVVVMLQGFHTNCRILTSSMTELSPKEHLLST; this is translated from the exons ATGCAGAAGTTTTTTCAGTCAGAATATACAGCCGAGGAGTTGATGGTGAAACTGAAGCACCAAATGTTAGATGTTGAACAGCAGGATCAAaa ATTTCGTCCAGAAAGACACAAGATTTTGGGTCCAGATTTGGCTTCAGCACATTTTCTTTTGGCCCGTGGAGCCTCTGTTAAATTTTTGGATGATGATATGTGGCACAGAGCAATCCAGAATAAGATTTTGTTGCCAAGACATAAAATTGATAGCATGTATGTTGAGGGGATTGATGCTTCCAACACACGCTTAATGTATGAAGCTTTTGATTGCTTGG CGAATCTATCTAAACTTCGCTATTTAAGTTTGAAGAACTGTGAATTCATTGATGATTGGTGCCTGGATCGGTTTCACATATTCAGAGATACTTTGGAATTCCTTGATCTCAGTGGCTGCTCTAATATTTCAGAAAGAGGCATTGCCTCACTCCATAAACTATC aaaaCTGGATTCCCTAATTCTGAAAGACTTACCAAATCTTAAAGAGCTTGAATTTGTAGTAGTTATGTTACAGGGTTTCCACACCAACTGTCGTATTCTTACCTCCAGCATGACAGAACTGTCCCCGAAAGAGCATTTATTGTCAACATAA